The genomic window AAAAAGATCCAGTTTTAAATTACGAAGAAAATCTTGCACAGATAGAAGACACCACAGCAGAACTGGTTTCTTTTGAAGATGGACACATGAGCCACATTGAAAATAAGGAAGCTTTGAAAACTGTTTTGATAGATTTCTTCGAATAATTTTAAACTTTACAAAATCAAAAAAGGCCATTTCCAACCGAGGTTGAAATTGCCTTTTTCTCATTTTTGGGGGCAAAATGTTTTTATAACTTTGAAGTAATATCTTTTTTGTATTTAGATAAAGTAGCTCTTGTTAAGCCAAGGTTTGCTTTAGTTGAGTCTACAGCTAAATAGATAAAATATCTTCCGTCTTCAGAAACGTCGATAATATGTATTTGATCTGAAAGCGTAATTAAAATATCATTGATTTTTTGGTCTAATCCTAAAGCTTTAATAGCGTTTAGCTTTGCTTTAACTACTTCTAAATTGTAAGCAGATGCTAATTCTGGATCAAAATCAGGATTTACAGTTAGTGAGCAGTAAGACATTCCTGTTTCAACTTCAGTTACCGAAACAGCAATAAATCCGTTAACATTCTCTTTTAAATCGTTTTGAAAATTTTGTAAAAAATCTGACATGTTTATAAATATTGGTTTTAAATTAATTATTAAAAATAGAGTCCATTTTTCGAAGTAATAGCCCCATTTTACTTAAATCTTTAGAAAGCAACGCGATACAATTATCATCTTGATTTTTGCTTGCAACTACAATTCCGTCATTATTCTTAATCATTACTTGTTTAAGATCTCCGTTGTTAACGTCTTCAGACATTTCGAGGCACATTTTCAAGATCATTCCGATCATCGCAGCAACATTCCCATCGTATTCTAAATTAACCGACTCGTTTAAGATTCCATCAATATTAAAACTCAATCCAGATTCTGCTCCAGTCTCTTCTACTAGTGTTTGTAAATCAATCATATTCTTTTATTTGTCATGTTTTGGAAGCGTCAAAGATATTTCAATATTAACAATTGGGCGATAAACACTTGTTAAAAAAAGAAGAGATATAAACTCCTGAATCACTTTTATTTATCGCCTAATTAATCGTCTTTTTTTGCATAAAATCTTTAAAAAAAATTAACATAAAAAACATATTATATCAAAATCGTAACATTTCATTTGATAAAACTCAATTCTAAAATTAACATTTAGAGATTGTTGTACTACCCCAAAGTTTTTACATAAATTTGCAGAAAATATATTCAAATGAAAACTGTTGACGAATTACGCTTTGACCTAAATGTAAAACTGGAGAAATTTAGAAGATTTCGTATTGAAAACGGAAACATCAATACTACAAACTCTGATGGCAAAACCAAAAAAGGCTTCTTCAAAAAAATATTTAGCTAATAGCTTTTAAAAAATAGCCGAATCTGTGAGATAACCATTCTCTACAAGTTCGGCTTTTTTATTGACTTTATGCAGCTTACCTTCTTTCAACAATAATAATCCCGTTGAAATTTTCATCACATTTTCATATTGATGATCAGTTATAATAATTCCTTTTTCTTGAGAATTTTCTTTAATTAACTGAACTATATTTTCAATCATTATGGGAGACAATCCGCTGAACGGTTCATCTAGAAGTATAAATTTTGACGAATTAAAAAGGACTAATTTTACTTGAAGATATCGCAATTCTCCATATGATAAGTTTTTAATTTTTTGTCTTAAAAGAGGTTTTACGAAATCATCTTTATAAAAAAGATCCCATTTTTGTTTAGCGACTGATAATTCAATTGTCTTTAATACGGATAAATGATTTGGAACAAATTGATCTTGACACATATAACTAATTTCATCGACCAACTCTGAAGAATTATTCTTTGAAACTCCATCGATAAAAACACTTTTATCCGAAGCAGATAAATTACAAGAGACAATTTTTAACAATGTTGACTTACCAGAACCATTATGCCCCAGCAGACCTATTATTTCACCTGTTTCAATTTTCAAATAAATATCTGAAAGTAAAAGTTTACCACTAAACTTTTTTTGAATACCGCTAATTTCTAAGATATGTTTTTTCAATATATTTTTTGAATAAAGATTACTCCAATTCCAAATAGAATAATGAAGAAAATATTCATTAGAAAACTATAAAAGATGAGTTTGTTTTTTGAAATTCCATTATTCGCATAAAATAAATACTCCCTTTTACGATATAGTTCCTTAAATCCAACACTAGATAAAAAACCAATTGTCGCAAGAATAAACAGAAAATAATTAACGCTTCCAAAAAGAACTGCAGGAATAGAAACAACTAAATTTATAATTAAAGTTGTTTTATAAAACTCAAATATGTTCGAGATTTTTCTGATAAGCCGTTTAAATTTTTTCTTCGAATGGAATATTTATATCAAAAATCTCACTTAACAAATTAGCAATTTCATCCAAATAATAATTCAGTATTTCTGATGTCACAACGGCTTTTAATTCTTTATCTTCTTTAAAACCAAAAGGCAGGAAACCAGATTTAAGATTTTTAAACGAAATAATTCCAACTTCAATTGGAAGAGCTCCAGCTTCTTTCTCAAACATAAATGCATATGCCAATACCTGAATAATTTTATCATTTTTAAGCTCCTGTGTCAATCCATTCCATGTTTTCAGGACAACATTCGATTTCTCAACTTTTCCAGTCTTATAATCGATAATTCTAATTTTCCCGTCGCGTCGTTCGATACGGTCCACATTACCTTTTATCAAAATAGGAAAAGGAAGTTTCGGATGAATAAATTCCCGTTCAAAAGTCTGCTCTAGTGCAATAATCTGAATCGCTTCATCATTTTTAATAGATTCTAATTCCATTCTTAAAAAATTAGAAACATTTCGTTTGGCGACCTCAAAAGCCAGAAGATTTCGTCCTTTCTTAATTTCTCCTTCTTTATATACCAGTTTAAACTGCTTAAGAACTTCATCGTCCAATAATTTAAAGCAATCTGAAATATCATTTTCTGAAATAAATTTACCAATAAATGGTTCATAGAGCGCCTTTAAAGTTTCATGAATGATAGTTCCTAAAGTATTCAAAGCTATATTTTCTTCCACTTCTTCGACTTCGCGAATTCTCAAGACTTTCTGAAAATAAAACTCAATTGGATTTCGAATATAACTCGTTAATGCCGATGGTGAAAAACCAGTTGTCGCTATTTCCCTTAAACGCTCCATTACAGATTCCGATTTAGCAACCGAAATAGGCTCGTATGCCGTATTAGGAAGAACTGGATTATAGATATCAAAAGTTACGTTATGATTTCGCTGTTTTTCAACTTCTAACTGCGTAATAAAACGACTTCTTTCGCCAGCATCTAATCCATCGTTTTCCGTATTGTAAATTAGATATATATTTTTTGCTCTTTGTAATAAATGATAAAAATGGTACGTGTAGATCGCATCTTTTTCTTTAAAAGTCGGCAGACCTAATTCTCGTTTTACATCATACGGAATAAATGAATTCTGAGATTTTCCTGCTGGAAATTTCCCTTCATTCATTGATGTTATAATAACCGTTTCAAAATCTAAAACACGACTTTCCAAAACTCCCATAATTTGCAATCCTCTTAACGGTTCGCCCTCAAAAGATACTTCCGCCAAATCTATAATCTGTTTATATATAGCATGAAGCGTATCAATATTATCAATATGGTGATGTTTGGAATAATAATTTATTAGCTTGTTTATGACTTTAAAAACTCCGTAAACAAAAGCTTTTGCAATTTTTTCCTGTTCATTATCATTATTAAAATGTTCTTTTATAACAATTAATAATGCCGAAATATTCTTTAAAACAGCAACAGAACCATTTTCCCATTTTTCGAACAACAGATTAAAAAAGTGAGAAGAAACCGGATGAAGCTCTAAAATTTTATGATGCGTAATAAAAGTATAATTGTTCTCTTTGATAATTTTTACCAACATTTGAGCATTTGCATAAGGCTCAACTAAAGGATGCGTCAAAACATCTAATACATCTTTGTAATAAAACACATAATTGCCGCCTTTACGCGAAAGCGCATTGGTATGCATTTTAAACAACTTGGCCACTAAAATTTGAGATGGATTATTTTTACCAGAATATCCCATTGTAATATTCAAATATCCAACAGAAGAAGGAAGTGAATATAAAACAGGAATCAATAAATTCTCCTCTCCAAGTACAACCGCAACTTTGTCTAAAGATGAGTTAGGATCATTGTTTATTAAATCTTCAATTATACTTCCCGTTAATTTTGCCTGCCCTATTGTTTTAGGAGTTCCAATTATCTGAATATTTTTTGACTGCGAAAAATCATCCACAATCCATTCAAAAATATTGGATTTATAATGCTTCCAACTCTCTTTAAAACGTCTTAAAAAAAGTCCCGCATCATGATATGGATCATTGAGAAAGGTTTGATCTGCATCCCAATAAATTTTGGCCTGATCTAAAGCTAACAAATGCTGTACAATTTTTTCCTCTGCAGCATTGAGAGCATTAAATCCTGCGAAAATAAAAATTCGATTACCAATAGTATTTGAAAAATGATTCAAATTGTTTACCGCTTCTCTATATACCAAACCTTGGTATCCTATAGATTTAAACAACAAATGACTATACAAAGAATCATAATACAAAGGAAGAAGTTTCCAGAAATCAATGTAATTTTCCAGAAGTTTAGTTTTTTGATCCACTTCTAATCCCCACTTTTTTATGTCCTCAATATCTTTCAGATAGGACAAAACATGTGAAGGATCCAAAAGATAACGATCAATTTCATTAAAATCCTGCAGAAGTGTTTTCGCCCAATTTGCAAATAACTCAAACGACTGCTGATTCTTTTTTTCAGTAATCGATAAATAAACCTCGTAAAATTCAAATAAAAGCTCAATTGAATCTATAGAACGTATTGAAGCAACATCTTGTACAAAATCTTCAATACTAGTAATTTCAGGAGCAATTATAGTTTTATCAGTTTCTTTTTTAAGCGCATCAATTAAAAAAACTTTAGCTCTTTTATTAGGAAGAATTATAGTAATTTGAGATAATTTCTCCGCATAATCTTGAATTACGACACCAGCAATTTTTTGAAGAAAAGAATTATTTATCATAGTATAAAAATAAAAAAAGCCATTCAATTAAGAATGGCTTTTCCTTTTTATTTAGAAAGTAAATTAGATTTTACCTTGGTATTTAGAACCAACGTGTCTAATTTCTGTTCTTCTGTTTTGAGCTTTACCTGCAGCAGTTTTGTTACTTGCAACTGGTTGAGAAGATCCAAATCCTTTAGCTTCTAAGTTTTCTGGATTAACTCCTCTTTCAACTAAAGCGTTTAATACCGCGTTAGCTCTATCTTGAGAAAGTTTATCATTGATTTTAGCAGAACCTGTACTATCTGTATGTCCTTCAATAGAGAATTTCGCGTTTGGATAGTTTTTAAGGATTTCTTTAATAGCATCTAATCTAGCTGGAGTTTCTTTGTCACCAGTTTTGAATGTAGCTTTTCCTGAGTTGAAGTAGATTGCTCTAGCTTGAACTTTAAGATCTTCTAATGCAGCAGAAGTTACTTCTGGACATCCTCTGTTACTTGCAGGACCTGGAACTGTAGGACAGTCATCGTCTTTATCAGCAACACCATCTTTGTCAGCATCTAAGAATGGGCAACCACCGTTTTCTTTAGGACCAGCAACTGTAGGACATTTGTCATCTTTATCAGCGATTCCGTCTCCGTCAGTATCAGGACAACCTTTTAAAGCAGCTAAACCAGCAACATCTGGACAAGCATCATCTTTATCAGCAATTCCGTCTCCGTCAGTATCAGGACATCCGTTTAATGCAGCTAAACCAAATACATCTGGACAAGCGTCAGAAGCATCAACGATTCCGTCTCCGTCAGTGTCAGGACATCCGTTGAATTGTTTTAAACCAGCAACATCTGGACAAGCATCATCTTTGTCGTAGATTCCGTCTCCGTCAGTATCTTTACCTCCGAATTTGAAAATCAAACCTGCAGTGTGTTGGAAATGAGATGGAGTATCAATTTCTCCATTGTAATCATTTCTTCCAGGATTATCTCCTGAACCTGCAGCAACAGCCCATTTATATCTTGTAGCAAGCTCAAGAC from Flavobacterium fluviale includes these protein-coding regions:
- a CDS encoding ATP-binding cassette domain-containing protein, with product MKKHILEISGIQKKFSGKLLLSDIYLKIETGEIIGLLGHNGSGKSTLLKIVSCNLSASDKSVFIDGVSKNNSSELVDEISYMCQDQFVPNHLSVLKTIELSVAKQKWDLFYKDDFVKPLLRQKIKNLSYGELRYLQVKLVLFNSSKFILLDEPFSGLSPIMIENIVQLIKENSQEKGIIITDHQYENVMKISTGLLLLKEGKLHKVNKKAELVENGYLTDSAIF
- a CDS encoding roadblock/LC7 domain-containing protein codes for the protein MIDLQTLVEETGAESGLSFNIDGILNESVNLEYDGNVAAMIGMILKMCLEMSEDVNNGDLKQVMIKNNDGIVVASKNQDDNCIALLSKDLSKMGLLLRKMDSIFNN
- a CDS encoding PD-(D/E)XK nuclease family protein, whose amino-acid sequence is MINNSFLQKIAGVVIQDYAEKLSQITIILPNKRAKVFLIDALKKETDKTIIAPEITSIEDFVQDVASIRSIDSIELLFEFYEVYLSITEKKNQQSFELFANWAKTLLQDFNEIDRYLLDPSHVLSYLKDIEDIKKWGLEVDQKTKLLENYIDFWKLLPLYYDSLYSHLLFKSIGYQGLVYREAVNNLNHFSNTIGNRIFIFAGFNALNAAEEKIVQHLLALDQAKIYWDADQTFLNDPYHDAGLFLRRFKESWKHYKSNIFEWIVDDFSQSKNIQIIGTPKTIGQAKLTGSIIEDLINNDPNSSLDKVAVVLGEENLLIPVLYSLPSSVGYLNITMGYSGKNNPSQILVAKLFKMHTNALSRKGGNYVFYYKDVLDVLTHPLVEPYANAQMLVKIIKENNYTFITHHKILELHPVSSHFFNLLFEKWENGSVAVLKNISALLIVIKEHFNNDNEQEKIAKAFVYGVFKVINKLINYYSKHHHIDNIDTLHAIYKQIIDLAEVSFEGEPLRGLQIMGVLESRVLDFETVIITSMNEGKFPAGKSQNSFIPYDVKRELGLPTFKEKDAIYTYHFYHLLQRAKNIYLIYNTENDGLDAGERSRFITQLEVEKQRNHNVTFDIYNPVLPNTAYEPISVAKSESVMERLREIATTGFSPSALTSYIRNPIEFYFQKVLRIREVEEVEENIALNTLGTIIHETLKALYEPFIGKFISENDISDCFKLLDDEVLKQFKLVYKEGEIKKGRNLLAFEVAKRNVSNFLRMELESIKNDEAIQIIALEQTFEREFIHPKLPFPILIKGNVDRIERRDGKIRIIDYKTGKVEKSNVVLKTWNGLTQELKNDKIIQVLAYAFMFEKEAGALPIEVGIISFKNLKSGFLPFGFKEDKELKAVVTSEILNYYLDEIANLLSEIFDINIPFEEKI
- a CDS encoding OmpA family protein, which encodes MKHLNKLLVAVLMAMGLNAHAQDSNNPWAISFGVNAVDTRTSSGAGSGFFDQHFSQLFDAKDNWNILPSLSYIGVNRYVGSGFSVGLQGSVNKIDKAVYFRPTAPGHDGRGNVVTNPGDLMYYGIDATIKYSFQELIKSKVIDPSLSVGGGYTFLGDDSFGTVNPGAGITFWFTDAIGLELATRYKWAVAAGSGDNPGRNDYNGEIDTPSHFQHTAGLIFKFGGKDTDGDGIYDKDDACPDVAGLKQFNGCPDTDGDGIVDASDACPDVFGLAALNGCPDTDGDGIADKDDACPDVAGLAALKGCPDTDGDGIADKDDKCPTVAGPKENGGCPFLDADKDGVADKDDDCPTVPGPASNRGCPEVTSAALEDLKVQARAIYFNSGKATFKTGDKETPARLDAIKEILKNYPNAKFSIEGHTDSTGSAKINDKLSQDRANAVLNALVERGVNPENLEAKGFGSSQPVASNKTAAGKAQNRRTEIRHVGSKYQGKI